CTTCATCTTCGCTTTTTGCTTGTGTATCAGCTAGATCAATGAAGGTAAATTCACCACTCTTAGGAGCTGTTTGGAACGTACCTGTTTCGCTCCATATCCCCCGCGCTGCATCACCCACACGATAATAATAAGCTGTGTCCGCTTGAAGACCTGTTGCTACGGCTTTATGGACAAGCTCTTCTGGAGAATTGGTTGATGGAGAGGAAGTGCCTTCAAATGTAAGAGCACTCGTAAAATCAGCTTCAGAAGCGGTTTTCTTGGTTACTTGAACCGTGCTCTTCGTGAAAAGTTTTGAGGTATACCAGGTAAATCCTTTGGAGGCTTTGGTGTCTCCATAAAATGTAGCGGTAACTTTACTAATACCTTGATCTGTGTTCCCTGGTGACTCAGCATGAACAGGCAAAGCTGACATGCCAGTAATCAAACCTAGTGCAAGAGCAACAGACATAGATGTTGCTGACCATTTTTGAAACTTCTTAAACATGTGTACACTCCTCTGTGCAGTTAATATGTAAAAGTTATAAACATGATCATAACAATCAATTGTTAATACGTTATTTGCTGAGATGCAGTGCTTTGTAAAAATAAAAAAGGATATCTTTACAGTCAACAAGACAGTAAGATATCCTCTTTATGCTATTAGTATAGAAGCTATTAAAGCGCTGATGCTTACTGCGCCGCTGGATGCGTACGCTTAAAATCCTCCTTCACCGCAACCAGCAGGATTTCATTCACCAGTAGCTCCAAGCCTGACAAGGCTAACGCTTTGGCTCCAGTCACCAAGGCTTCCTCTCCCTTGACAGAACCCGCTGCTTCCCGGAACTCTACCGTATGAGCGATGAGATCATCCGGGCCGATTTTAATGTAAGCATGTGCAGTTGGGACAACATGACTCACATTTCCCGCATCTGTCGAACCCAGCCCGGCACGAGGGCCACGATCCACCTGTTCTCCCAGCGCTTCCAGTTCACGACCGACGACCTCGTCCAGCGTATCGTTCAGTATGAAGTCGCGCACTTCATTTTGAAAACGTTCGATTTTCACAGTGGCTCCCGTTGCCAAAGCAGCAGCGTCAGCTATGTGGCGAACTTTCGTGGAAACCTCCTCTGTGCGCTGCCAAGTGCTTGCCCGAATGAAAAAGCGCGCCGACGCATAATCCGGAATGATATTGGGTGCGTCACCTCCATGCGTAATGATGCCATGAATACGCACATCGGTCGGCAGTTGCTGGCGCAAAGCATTGATCCCGCTGAACAATTGCAGCACCGCATCGAGCGCATTGATTCCCTGCTCTGGTGATCCTGCGGCATGAGCCGCTTTGCCGTAAAAATGAAAGTCTAGCGGGTCAACTGCCAGGCTCGGTGAGGTCAGCCGGGTCACACCTGATGGATGAACCATCAGTGCAGCATCAATTCCTTCGAACAGCCCGTGCTTCACGAAGCTGCCTTTTGCACTTCCATTAGGACCGCCTTCTTCCGCAGGAGTACCGAACACATACACCTCGCCCCCCGTCTCATCAATCACCTGTGCCAAAGCGATAGCTGCTGCCGTACTTGCGGTCCCGATAATATTGTGGCCGCAAGCATGGCCCAGACCGGGCAGTGCATCATATTCAGCCAGATATCCAATTTTCGGACCTGGTCTAGCCGAAGTCTTGCGAGCAACAAATCCGGTTTCGTGTCCTGCTACATTACGGGTTACCTCAAATCCCGCTTGCTCCAAAATACCCGTCAGTGCCTTGGAAGCTTGAAATTCCTGATTGCCGATTTCGGGATTAGCGTGAATAAACCGGCTCGTCTCCGTGTAGAGCTGACGAGACTCCTCAATTTTCTCAATAATCCGCTGTCTTTGGGTATCCACCGTATTCGCTGTACTCATCGCAATCTCTCCTCATTTCAATAATAGTAGTTTTTATATGCTTCCAAGTTAACTTCTATCAGATATCCTTATTTCTTTTGCGCTTTAACATCCGCCACCAGCTTATCCAATGTAGCCTGCAGCTCCTCGGCAGACTGGTCTACTACGACATTAGCTCCTTTGGAATCCTGCTTTACAGCCTCGGCTACATCAGCGTCATGGTACAAATCCACGATCGTCTTGTAGGTCGCATTATCTTTATCCTCTGCACGGGCAGCAAACACGTTCACATATGGCTTCGCTTCTTCACTGCTTGCATCATCCTTGTAAATGGCTCCATCCAGCTTGAGCCCGGCATCCGTAGCAACACCGCTGTTCACGGCTGAGGCAGCTACATCAGACAAGACGCGCGGCGTCTGTTGGGCGACAACAGGAACAATCTCTAGCTTTTTGGGATTCCCTTCGATCTCATCTGGGGTCGGATACAGGCCTGAGCCTTGCTTCAATGTAATCAATCCGGCAGACTGGAGCAATTTCAAAGCCCGTCCCTGGTTGGAGGGGTCATCCGGTATAGCAATTTTGGAGCCAGTAGGAATATCCGATACGTTTTTGAATTTTTCGGAGTACAGCGCCATGGGAGCGATAATCGTTGCACCAATAGGGACGAGATTCACATCATTTTCTACATTAAATTGGCTGAGAAAGGCCAAATGCTGAAAGGAATTCAAATCTACCTCTTTATTCGCAAGTGCCTTATTGGGTAAGGTATAATCCGAAAAGCTGATCAGCTCAATTTCAATGTTTTTGGCTTCTGCTTTCTTCTTAAGCACATCCCAATACGTATCCTCTGATCCTGAAACCCCAATTTTAACATGTACTTTTTCATTACCATTGGAGCCTGAACCATTAGCTGAGCAAGCAGAAAGAACCGAGACACTAAGAATAGCCAGCAAACCTAAGCGAAATATTTTTTTCATTTTCATTTCTCCTTTATCATTATGTATAATCCTTGTTTTCCAATTAACGACGTAGGAATTTACGAGACAAGTAGTTCCCCGCATATTGGGCGACCTGTACAAAGACGATCAGCAAAACAATCGTGACGATCATAACCGAAGTATCGAATCGTTGATAACCATAGGTCATGGCCAGATTCCCGAGACCCCCTCCGCCCACAGTGCCAGCCATAGCAGAGAAATCGATCAAGGCCACCGTAATAAACGTCAAACCAAGAATTAAAGGTCCCAGTGCTTCCCGAATCAGCACACCCGTGATGATCTGAAAGGGAGTTGCCCCCAGCGCCTTGGCTGCTTCGATCATCCCTGGATCAATGGAGACCAGATTGTTTTCTACAATTCTTGCAACTGCAAAGGCTGCTACAATAGTCATTGGAAAAATAGCTGCCGAGGTGCCAATCGTAGTTCCTATGACTAAACGTGTAACCGGACTAATCGCCACTAAAAAAATAATAAACGGAATCGGGCGAATGATATTAATCAGCAGGTTTAAAGACATAAACACAAATTTGTTCTCAAACAAGCTCCCTTTACGTGTCACATACAGCACTAAACCAATCATAAGTCCCAGAATACTAGCAAAAATCAGCGTGACAACAACCATCAAAAGCGTTTCCCCTGTAGCCTCCACGATTTTGAGCCAAAACGTATCCCAATTAACTCTCATGATCGACCACCTCCCTGACTTCCACCGTCGTTCGCAGTTCCTCCACGACCTTGTTAACTTCATCCTCTGCACCGATTAATTCAACAATTAAACTTCCAAACAGCGCCCCCTGCAGCTCATTAATGCTTCCATATACAATGTTGTAATCCAGATTATACTTACGTGTCGCTCTTGAGAGCACTGGTTCACTTGTCGCCCCATCTCGAAAAACAAGTCTGTACAATCGGCCGACGTGATGCTCCCGAATCTTGTCCAGCAGCTTGGGTGAGAGTTGGTCATTCAGTACAGAACGAATAAAATTTTTCGTCGTCTTCGTCTGTGGATTGGCAAATACATCGAATACACTCCCTTGCTCAATCACCCTACCATTCTCCATTACTGCCACACGATCACAAATACTACGAATCACATTCATTTCATGGGTAATGAGCAAAATGGTAATCTGATAATCCTCATTTACTTTTTTCAGCAGCTTCAATATGTCTTCTGTCGTTTCCGGATCGAGTGCTGAGGTCGCTTCATCACAGATCAGAATATCAGGCGAATTCGCCAGTGCTCTGGCAATGCCGACCCGCTGCTTTTGCCCACCAGATAGCTGCTCTGGATAGGAATCCGCTTTGTCCTCCAATCCAACAAATTGTAGCATTTCCTTAACACGGACATCGATCTGAGCCTTAGGCAGTTTAGCCAGTTTTAGCGGATAAGCCAAATTCCCGTACACAGTACGAGAGTTAAACAGATTAAAGGTTTGGAATACCATCCCGATCCGCCTTCTTAAATTCCTCAGCTCCTTGGGACGTATCTGGGTAATATCCTGATCATTAACGACAATCCGTCCCTCTGAGGGACGCTCCAGTAGATTGACAAGCCTCAGCAGCGTACTTTTGCCCGCACCACTAAAGCCAATCACGCCGAAAATTTCTCCCTTTCCAACCGATAGCGATACCTCTTCCAGTGCACTTACCTTGCGATTGGGTAAGGAAAATATTTTGCTAACTTGCTCAAACTTTATCAAACCGCTTCCCCCTTGCGCCTACAATTGATGTATTCCTCCATTTTATTTAGTAATCCTGTTGATTTAATCGGATTTAAAACTTAAAAAAACTCCCTAATCTTCGTGGACAAAAATGGGATAATTTAACTGATATTGATCATGTATTGTTAACACCTTAAGACATGAAAGAGAATCTGTCAATAAAAAAAGAATACAATCTGCTTACTCTCGTCATCACCATGGATTACCTTTTTAGACCTACAAAGCCAAATAAGGCTAACCGTATATTTGCAAAGTTATGCAAAATCGGCAGCCTTTTGTGCATTGTTAATCTTGATTATGCGCCACAGACTAATGTGCAGAAGTATTTTTCAAATCCGCTTCATAACGAAGGCCAAATTGTTGTCTTGCCTCCTCCATCACTTCAGCGACTGCCAGTGAACACTCCAAAGAGTTAATAGAACTGTTGCGTTCCCCACTCTTGATCAGATCCATAAATTCCTGAATTTCATAATACATGGGCTCACGCGTCTGAGCCTTGGTCAAATCCTCAATCGTGCCGTCCCGATAATGAATTTTCACCTCATAGGGCTGGCTGATTTTGTCGATCACCATCGTTCCATACTCACCCTGAATTTCGGCAGGCAAATAGGAATCTGTAATTTTGGAATGCATGACGATCGCATCCATATCCGGATACTTCATTACGATGCTGCCCTCGCCGTCGACCCCAGAGGATAACAGCACGCCCACCGCTCGGATCTCATCCGGTTTGCCGAACAATGCCACCATCGGATACAAACAATACACTCCCAGATCCATCAAGGAACCATTTGAAAAAGCCGGATTAAAGGCATTCAGCACCTTACCCTGCTTAAAAGCATCAAAGCGTGAAGAGTATTGACAGTAGCTTGCAAAATAACGCCGAACCCGGCCTATTTTATACATATGATCCTTTATAATTTTAAAGTTGGGCATAAGCGTGGATTTAACAGCCTCCATCAACAGAACATCGTTGTTGCGCGCGGCTTTGATCATGCTCTGCACCTCTGCTGCATTAGAAGCAAAAGGCTTCTCACACAGCACATGCTTTCCATGGTTCATACATAAGATCGCTTGCTCTGCATGTAAGGAATTAGGACTGGCAATGTATACGGCATCCACCTGATCACTTGCAGCCATTTGCGCCAGATCTGTAAAAACCTCTGGCTGGCTGCTATATTTATCAGCAAAGGCTTGGCCTTTCTCCTCTGTTCGTGAGTACACCGCAGTCAGGGAAAATTCGTCTGTCTCTATCGCAGCTTGAATAAATCTTTCCGTTATCCAGTTCGTTCCAACGATACCAAAACGCATCACAGTATCCCATCCTTTCCCGTGAGTCATTACAATTAATATATGTTCCTATTCTCGCATTCCAGCCAAGACTTGTCCACTATACTGCCTGTCATCCCTCATACTTCCACATATTAAAAAAGACTGCGGTCTATCAGCTTAATTTATACTGATTGTACCACAGTCCTTGTATGCTTTTTGGGGTTATATCTCTACTTTGTGGAGATTACCTTGCCCACTTCTGTCAAAATGGCATCCATGGAGGCAGGGTCATGTACATCGTACTCATCAATGTTTAGACGCAGTACAGGACAGGCATCAAATTCGTTGATCCAATTGGAATATCTGCGATGCATTTGCTCCCAATAGGATCGCTCGGTCTGAATCTCCATTTCGCGGCCGCGTTCTTCGATCCGACTCAGTATGGAGGGCAAGCTGCCTTCCAGATAGATCAGCACATCAGGGTGCGGAAAGAACGGGGTCATGACCATCGCCTCAAACAGGCTAGTATATGTTTCGTAATCGGTAGGGTTCATTGTTCCCTGATCGGCATGCATTTTCGCAAAAATGCCTGTATCCTCATAAATGGAACGATCCTGCACAAAACCTCCACCAGACAAGAAAATGTTCTTTTGCTCCTTGAAGCGTTCCGCGAGAAAATAGATTTGCAGATGAAAGCTCCATCGTTCGAAGTCGTGATAAAACTTCTCCAGATACGGATTATGATCGACTTGCTCTAACGAGGTTTTAAAACCAAGACGACTGGCCAAAGCACCTGTTAACGTGGATTTACCTACACCTACCGTACCCGCTACCGTAATCAGGGCATTTGCAGGAATGTTGTAATTATTCACTATATAAGCTCCTTTACATCGGAAACAATTTGTTCAAATTGTGCCTGGTTTTCTACAAAATCAATTTCATTCCCGTTCACGGTCAATATACGTGGGGCAGGTGACTGTTCGGCGAGAAACTGAATGCCTTTATCATAATCCGTAATCAATTGCTCCAGATAGGCAGGGTCCATCTCCTGTTCAAAGGAGCGTCCGCGCTTACGGATTCTGCTCAGCAACGTATCCAAATCTGCTCTAATATAAACGATAATGTCCGGCTTAGGCATATCATCGGTGAGCAAATGATAGATTTGGCGATATTTTTCGAGTTTTACACCTTTAAGTGTACGTTCAGCAAAAATCAGATTTTTATAGATATGGTAATCTGAAATCACAGGCTGAGCTTTCTCGATATATTGCAGGCCAGTATCCTCTAGCTGCTTATACCGATTGCAGAGAAAGAACATTTCCAGCTGAAAGCTCCACTCATCTATATTTTGATAGAATTTATCGAGAAACGGGTTTTCCTCGACAATCTCTTTGATCATCGGCAAATGTAGCTCGGTTGAAAGCATCGAAGCCAACGTCGTCTTGCCGGCTCCAATCGGCCCTTCAACGGCTATAAACGGGGCTTGTTTCATGCGGTTCTGCTCCTCCTTGTACTCCGGGTCCATCCTGTGGACAACTATCCTATTGTATCACAAGGAAGTACGCTAGAGGCATAGCAAATCTATGGATAAAACAAAAAAACAGAGCAGCTATGTTTGGATTCATAGCGCCCTGTCCTGCTTAATATTTTGTCTGTCTCTCATTTAAACCAACCTTTTTCATTAAAACGTGTAATGGCCTCAATCCGGTTGCTGACACCCAGCTTATCGAGAATGACTGAAATATAATTCCGCACTGTCCCTGTTGTTAAATACAGTTCACCAGCAATTTCTTTGGTGTTCTTT
This window of the Paenibacillus polymyxa genome carries:
- a CDS encoding M20 family metallopeptidase, which gives rise to MSTANTVDTQRQRIIEKIEESRQLYTETSRFIHANPEIGNQEFQASKALTGILEQAGFEVTRNVAGHETGFVARKTSARPGPKIGYLAEYDALPGLGHACGHNIIGTASTAAAIALAQVIDETGGEVYVFGTPAEEGGPNGSAKGSFVKHGLFEGIDAALMVHPSGVTRLTSPSLAVDPLDFHFYGKAAHAAGSPEQGINALDAVLQLFSGINALRQQLPTDVRIHGIITHGGDAPNIIPDYASARFFIRASTWQRTEEVSTKVRHIADAAALATGATVKIERFQNEVRDFILNDTLDEVVGRELEALGEQVDRGPRAGLGSTDAGNVSHVVPTAHAYIKIGPDDLIAHTVEFREAAGSVKGEEALVTGAKALALSGLELLVNEILLVAVKEDFKRTHPAAQ
- a CDS encoding MetQ/NlpA family ABC transporter substrate-binding protein; its protein translation is MKKIFRLGLLAILSVSVLSACSANGSGSNGNEKVHVKIGVSGSEDTYWDVLKKKAEAKNIEIELISFSDYTLPNKALANKEVDLNSFQHLAFLSQFNVENDVNLVPIGATIIAPMALYSEKFKNVSDIPTGSKIAIPDDPSNQGRALKLLQSAGLITLKQGSGLYPTPDEIEGNPKKLEIVPVVAQQTPRVLSDVAASAVNSGVATDAGLKLDGAIYKDDASSEEAKPYVNVFAARAEDKDNATYKTIVDLYHDADVAEAVKQDSKGANVVVDQSAEELQATLDKLVADVKAQKK
- a CDS encoding methionine ABC transporter permease, which codes for MRVNWDTFWLKIVEATGETLLMVVVTLIFASILGLMIGLVLYVTRKGSLFENKFVFMSLNLLINIIRPIPFIIFLVAISPVTRLVIGTTIGTSAAIFPMTIVAAFAVARIVENNLVSIDPGMIEAAKALGATPFQIITGVLIREALGPLILGLTFITVALIDFSAMAGTVGGGGLGNLAMTYGYQRFDTSVMIVTIVLLIVFVQVAQYAGNYLSRKFLRR
- a CDS encoding methionine ABC transporter ATP-binding protein, which encodes MIKFEQVSKIFSLPNRKVSALEEVSLSVGKGEIFGVIGFSGAGKSTLLRLVNLLERPSEGRIVVNDQDITQIRPKELRNLRRRIGMVFQTFNLFNSRTVYGNLAYPLKLAKLPKAQIDVRVKEMLQFVGLEDKADSYPEQLSGGQKQRVGIARALANSPDILICDEATSALDPETTEDILKLLKKVNEDYQITILLITHEMNVIRSICDRVAVMENGRVIEQGSVFDVFANPQTKTTKNFIRSVLNDQLSPKLLDKIREHHVGRLYRLVFRDGATSEPVLSRATRKYNLDYNIVYGSINELQGALFGSLIVELIGAEDEVNKVVEELRTTVEVREVVDHES
- a CDS encoding Gfo/Idh/MocA family protein; the encoded protein is MRFGIVGTNWITERFIQAAIETDEFSLTAVYSRTEEKGQAFADKYSSQPEVFTDLAQMAASDQVDAVYIASPNSLHAEQAILCMNHGKHVLCEKPFASNAAEVQSMIKAARNNDVLLMEAVKSTLMPNFKIIKDHMYKIGRVRRYFASYCQYSSRFDAFKQGKVLNAFNPAFSNGSLMDLGVYCLYPMVALFGKPDEIRAVGVLLSSGVDGEGSIVMKYPDMDAIVMHSKITDSYLPAEIQGEYGTMVIDKISQPYEVKIHYRDGTIEDLTKAQTREPMYYEIQEFMDLIKSGERNSSINSLECSLAVAEVMEEARQQFGLRYEADLKNTSAH
- a CDS encoding deoxynucleoside kinase, whose product is MNNYNIPANALITVAGTVGVGKSTLTGALASRLGFKTSLEQVDHNPYLEKFYHDFERWSFHLQIYFLAERFKEQKNIFLSGGGFVQDRSIYEDTGIFAKMHADQGTMNPTDYETYTSLFEAMVMTPFFPHPDVLIYLEGSLPSILSRIEERGREMEIQTERSYWEQMHRRYSNWINEFDACPVLRLNIDEYDVHDPASMDAILTEVGKVISTK
- a CDS encoding deoxynucleoside kinase; protein product: MKQAPFIAVEGPIGAGKTTLASMLSTELHLPMIKEIVEENPFLDKFYQNIDEWSFQLEMFFLCNRYKQLEDTGLQYIEKAQPVISDYHIYKNLIFAERTLKGVKLEKYRQIYHLLTDDMPKPDIIVYIRADLDTLLSRIRKRGRSFEQEMDPAYLEQLITDYDKGIQFLAEQSPAPRILTVNGNEIDFVENQAQFEQIVSDVKELI